One genomic window of Halolamina sediminis includes the following:
- the surE gene encoding 5'/3'-nucleotidase SurE produces the protein MSDPDILLTNDDGIDASGLASLREELTAVGDVTVVAPHENQSGVGRTRSSSAVRHDHPWGYSLEGTPADCVAYALSGLETEFDAVVSGVNDGPNAGNYVVGRSGTVGAGIEAAFLGVPALAVSAYHAVDFFPHPPEEYDFARPARVAADLLDRALATDTYSDVDLLNVNAPVDAPDPDARITRPTHDYDLDVAHRTDAVDRDLGNGETAVRLSDSVWPDTEGFENPFPLADQHEERYPHGSDRRAMIEGEVSVSPLSVDHGHAESESLVGVVESLEAE, from the coding sequence ATGAGCGACCCCGATATCCTCCTCACGAACGACGACGGGATCGACGCCTCCGGCCTCGCGTCCCTCCGCGAAGAGCTCACCGCAGTGGGCGACGTGACCGTCGTCGCGCCCCACGAGAACCAGAGCGGCGTCGGCCGCACGCGATCGAGCAGCGCCGTCCGCCACGATCACCCGTGGGGGTACTCTCTCGAAGGGACCCCGGCGGACTGCGTCGCCTACGCGCTCAGCGGCCTCGAGACCGAGTTCGACGCGGTCGTCTCCGGCGTCAACGACGGCCCGAACGCGGGCAACTACGTCGTCGGGCGCTCGGGCACCGTCGGCGCGGGGATCGAGGCGGCCTTTCTCGGCGTCCCTGCACTCGCGGTGTCGGCGTACCACGCGGTCGACTTCTTCCCCCACCCGCCGGAGGAGTACGACTTCGCCCGGCCCGCGCGGGTGGCCGCGGATCTGCTCGACCGCGCGCTCGCGACTGACACGTACAGCGACGTGGACCTACTGAACGTCAACGCGCCCGTCGATGCCCCGGATCCGGACGCTCGGATCACCCGCCCCACACACGACTACGACCTCGACGTGGCACACCGCACCGACGCCGTCGACCGCGACCTCGGCAACGGCGAGACTGCGGTCCGGCTCTCGGACTCGGTCTGGCCCGACACCGAGGGGTTCGAGAACCCGTTCCCGCTCGCGGACCAGCACGAGGAGCGCTACCCCCACGGGAGCGACCGCCGCGCGATGATCGAGGGGGAGGTGTCGGTGTCGCCGCTGTCGGTCGACCACGGCCACGCCGAGAGCGAGTCGCTCGTCGGCGTCGTCGAGAGTTTGGAAGCGGAGTGA
- a CDS encoding outer membrane protein assembly factor BamB family protein — protein MPAVPDGSWTQHGSDSGNTFAPDVSAPSRGNLAWESAAFTRWDPVIAGGTVYITNFDASNEGSAIALDAQDGSEQWRTALGGESDHGRALVDDRFLVAYDGELVALDRGNGDVLWRQLLGESETDGRPNYSPELLAVDDQSGVVVIPHQDGLEAFRAEGGDPHWETAEVAQQRVTPAIHDGTVYAIGEIDGTDGLGAFDVEDGTTRWTEALTEPAVSADPVATERGVFVVDGNSLAVHDPETGERTTEIDVPEIDGTERTTVAVDGETAFVANAEGLLAVDLARGTTRVLHDDDVYAQGFSVGSETVIAMVDGSEYVSTDLRETITAFDRETGEVEWNYVMDGFHSVTIPPVLAGGAVFFATSSIGALAVLGDVEKNG, from the coding sequence TTGCCCGCCGTTCCAGACGGGTCGTGGACCCAACACGGCAGCGACAGCGGCAACACGTTCGCGCCGGACGTCTCCGCACCCTCGCGGGGAAACCTGGCGTGGGAGTCGGCGGCGTTCACGCGGTGGGACCCGGTCATCGCCGGCGGAACGGTGTACATCACGAACTTCGACGCCAGCAACGAGGGAAGCGCGATCGCCCTCGACGCCCAGGACGGGAGCGAGCAGTGGCGGACCGCTCTCGGCGGGGAGAGCGACCACGGACGAGCGCTCGTCGACGACCGCTTCCTCGTGGCGTACGACGGCGAGCTCGTCGCGCTCGACCGAGGCAACGGCGACGTTCTCTGGCGACAGCTCCTCGGGGAGTCCGAAACCGACGGCAGGCCGAACTACTCTCCGGAACTGCTCGCCGTCGACGACCAGTCGGGTGTCGTCGTCATCCCGCATCAGGATGGCCTCGAAGCGTTCCGGGCGGAGGGCGGCGACCCACACTGGGAGACGGCCGAGGTGGCACAGCAGCGCGTCACGCCGGCGATCCACGACGGCACCGTCTACGCTATCGGGGAGATCGACGGAACGGACGGCCTCGGGGCGTTCGACGTCGAAGACGGAACGACCCGCTGGACGGAGGCACTGACGGAGCCGGCGGTAAGCGCCGATCCGGTAGCGACCGAGCGTGGCGTTTTCGTCGTGGACGGGAACAGCCTCGCCGTCCACGACCCCGAGACCGGAGAGAGAACCACGGAGATCGACGTGCCCGAAATCGACGGGACCGAAAGGACGACAGTGGCCGTGGACGGGGAGACAGCGTTCGTGGCGAACGCTGAGGGGCTACTCGCGGTCGATCTCGCGCGCGGAACGACGCGGGTGCTCCACGACGACGATGTGTACGCCCAAGGGTTCTCCGTCGGGAGCGAGACGGTTATCGCCATGGTGGACGGCTCCGAGTACGTCTCCACCGACCTCCGCGAGACGATCACGGCCTTCGACCGTGAGACGGGGGAGGTCGAGTGGAACTACGTGATGGACGGGTTCCACTCGGTGACGATCCCGCCGGTCCTCGCCGGCGGCGCCGTGTTCTTCGCGACCAGCAGCATCGGCGCGCTGGCGGTACTCGGGGACGTGGAGAAAAACGGCTAG
- a CDS encoding NAD(P)/FAD-dependent oxidoreductase, whose product MTDRIVVVGAGYAGAGTVDSLKDELPDAGLEDDVELVWINEHDYHLVLHEAHRVIRNPDVASKITIPCASILPDWGEFVQDRVVGLDTDDRTLELEDGDAVDYDYLLLGVGSATAFFGIDGLREHALTLKSLADAREIHEDVKTAAADASVADPAQVIVGGAGLSGIQAAGEIAAYRDEHDAPIDVHLVEGLDQVFPNNPDDVQQAIRSRLEAADVNIECGEFISSVDEDTVYIGGGDDEAPAEMPYDVLVWTGGITGREELENTDLDKDERSRRVFADRDFQTSDDRVFAIGDTALIDQGEDDVAPPTAVAAWTAAEVAGENLVNAVQGRPLSQWTYEDKGTLISVGDEAVAHDIDALPFDTFGGIGAKFLKKAAAARWIASVSSVSRGMDAWSDM is encoded by the coding sequence ATGACCGACCGCATCGTCGTCGTCGGGGCCGGCTACGCGGGCGCCGGAACCGTCGACTCGCTCAAGGATGAACTGCCCGACGCCGGGCTGGAAGACGACGTCGAGCTCGTCTGGATCAACGAACACGACTACCACCTCGTGCTGCACGAGGCCCACCGCGTGATCCGGAACCCGGACGTGGCATCGAAGATCACGATCCCCTGTGCGTCGATCCTGCCCGACTGGGGAGAGTTCGTCCAGGACCGCGTCGTCGGCCTCGACACCGACGACCGAACGCTCGAACTCGAAGACGGCGACGCGGTCGACTACGACTACCTCCTGCTGGGGGTCGGCAGCGCCACCGCGTTCTTCGGGATCGACGGCCTGCGCGAGCACGCGCTCACGCTCAAGAGCCTCGCGGACGCCCGTGAGATCCACGAGGACGTGAAGACGGCCGCCGCGGACGCTTCCGTCGCCGATCCCGCACAGGTGATCGTCGGCGGTGCCGGCCTCTCCGGGATTCAGGCCGCCGGCGAGATCGCGGCGTACCGCGACGAGCACGACGCCCCGATCGACGTCCACCTCGTCGAGGGGCTGGATCAGGTGTTCCCCAACAACCCCGACGACGTCCAGCAGGCGATCCGCAGCCGGCTGGAGGCCGCAGACGTGAACATCGAGTGCGGCGAGTTCATCTCCAGTGTCGACGAGGACACGGTGTACATCGGCGGCGGCGACGACGAGGCGCCCGCCGAGATGCCGTACGACGTGCTCGTCTGGACCGGCGGCATCACGGGGCGGGAGGAACTGGAGAACACCGACCTCGACAAGGACGAGCGCTCCCGGCGCGTGTTCGCCGACCGTGACTTCCAGACCAGCGACGACCGCGTGTTCGCGATCGGCGACACGGCGCTGATCGATCAGGGCGAGGACGACGTCGCGCCGCCGACGGCGGTCGCGGCGTGGACCGCGGCCGAAGTGGCGGGCGAGAATCTCGTCAACGCCGTGCAGGGCCGGCCGCTCTCGCAGTGGACGTACGAGGACAAGGGGACGCTGATCTCCGTCGGCGACGAGGCCGTCGCCCACGACATCGACGCGCTCCCGTTCGACACCTTCGGCGGGATCGGCGCGAAGTTCCTGAAGAAGGCGGCCGCGGCCCGGTGGATCGCGTCGGTCTCCTCGGTGAGTCGGGGGATGGACGCCTGGAGCGACATGTGA